In Osmerus eperlanus chromosome 17, fOsmEpe2.1, whole genome shotgun sequence, a single genomic region encodes these proteins:
- the pmpcb gene encoding mitochondrial-processing peptidase subunit beta, with protein MATSLQRFASAGRYLVNRNVFKIGAFTKPITEPHRLLSTQAAQQVVLNVPETKVTTLENGLRVASEDSGLSTCTVGLWIDAGSRYENERNNGTAHFLEHMAFKGTRKRSQLDLELEIENMGAHLNAYTSREQTVYYAKAFSKDLPRAVEILADIIQNSMLGESEIERERGVILREMQEVETNLQEVVFDYLHATAYQTTALGRTILGPTENIKTINRGDLVEYITTHYKGPRIVLAAAGGVSHNELIDLAKYHFGKLPARYKGEAPTLPACNFTGSEIRVRDDKMPLAHIAIAIEAVGWSHPDTIPLMVANTLIGNWDRSFGGGVNLSSKMAQMACQGNLCHSFQSFNTCYTDTGLWGLYMVCEPGTINEMVHLTQLEWMALCTSVTENEVARAKNLLKTNMLLHLDGSTPICEDIGRQMLCYSRRIPLHELEARIDAIDAKTIKDVCTKYIYDKPPAIAAVGPIEHLPDYNRIRSEMYWMKT; from the exons ATGGCGACGTCCTTACAGCGCTTCGCCTCGGCTGGAAGGTACCTTGTAAATAGGAATGTATTCAAGATTGGTGCCTTCACCAAG CCCATAACTGAACCGCACAGACTCCTGTCAACACAGGCTGCACAGCAAGTGGTGCTAAATGTTCCAGAAACCAAGGTTACCACGTTAGAAAATGGTCTTCGTGTTGCATCTGAGGACTCTGGTCTATCTACCTGCACT GTTGGTCTTTGGATAGACGCTGGAAGCCGCTATGAGAATGAAAGGAACAATGGCACAGCACACTTCTTGGAACACATGGCTTTTAAG GGTACAAGAAAGCGCTCTCAGCTTGACTTGGAGCTGGAGATTGAGAACATGGGAGCACATCTGAATGCCTACACCTCCAGAGAGCAGACTGTGTATTATGCCAAAGCCTTCTCTAAGGACCTGCCCAGAG CTGTGGAGATCCTGGCTGACATCATCCAGAACAGCATGCTGGGTGAGTCGGAGATAGAGCGCGAGCGAGGGGTCATCCTCAGGGAGATGCAGGAAGTGGAGACCAATCTACAGGAAGTGGTTTTCGACTACCTCCATGCCACAGCATATCAAACCACAGCTCTGGGTAGGACAATCCTGGGGCCCACTGAAAACATCAA AACTATTAACAGAGGAGATCTGGTGGAATACATCACAACCCACTACAAAGGCCCCAGAATAGTCTTAGCTGCTGCTGGAG GGGTCTCTCATAATGAGCTGATTGACTTGGCAAAGTACCACTTTGGGAAGCTTCCTGCCAGATACAAGGGAGAAGCCCCCACACTTCCTGCATGCAActtcacaggaagtgag ATCCGTGTTCGGGACGACAAGATGCCCCTGGCACACATTGCCATAGCGATCGAGGCTGTTGGCTGGTCTCACCCTGACACCATTCCTCTCATGGTTGCCAACACACTGATCGGAAACTGGGACCGCTCTTTTGGGGGTGGTGTG AATCTCTCCAGTAAGATGGCACAGATGGCATGCCAGGGCAACCTGTGCCATAGCTTCCAGTCCTTCAACACGtgctacacagacacaggcctGTGGGGCCTCTACATGGTGTGTGAGCCTGGCACTATAAACGAGATGGTGCACCTCACCCAGCTGGAATG GATGGCCTTGTGTACTAGTGTTACTGAAAACGAAGTAGCAAGGGCAAAGAACCTCCTGAAAACAAACATGCTGTTGCATCTTGATG GTTCCACGCCGATTTGTGAGGACATAGGGAGACAGATGCTGTGCTACAGCCGGAGGATCCCACTACATGAACTGGAGGCCAGAATCGAT GCCATAGATGCAAAGACCATCAAGGACGTGTGTACAAAATATATCTATGACAAACCACCGGCCATTGCAGCAGTTG GGCCGATTGAACACCTCCCAGACTACAACCGCATCCGCAGTGAGATGTACTGGATGAAAACCTGA
- the dnajc2 gene encoding dnaJ homolog subfamily C member 2 has translation MLLEALEGDVTVVCNAITASVRIEVEPVGRWFEAFVKRRNRNVSASFQELEEEEELSEESEDEELQLEEYPLLRTLDPKDWKNQDHYAVLALAHMRYKATQKQIKAAHKAMVLKHHPDKRKAAGEQIVEGDNDYFTCITKAIEMLSDPVKRRAYDSVDPTFDNTVPSKGEAKENYFEAFGPVFERNARWSSKKHVPKLGTMDSTFEEVDHFYSFWYNFDSWREFSYLDEEEKEKAECRDERRWIEKQNRASRAQRKKEEMNRLRTLVDTAYNCDPRIKKFKEEEKARKESEKKAKADAKRKEQEERDRARQAELEAARLAKEKEEEEAKQAALQVKKEKDIQKKAIKKERQKLRTTCKNWNYFAENESDSVKMMGDVEKLCDGLELMSLQSLNETLAAGSKEEGKAAVEKEVQGVNAQLQKEKEAEVQARQAARTAEQASGGGGGGGKGWNEEELQLLIKAVNLFPAGTNARWEVIANYMNLHSTSGNKRTAKDVINKAKNLQKLDPVQKDEINKKAFEKFKKEHAAVPLTVDNAVPSERFDGSAASWTGEEQKLLEQALKTFPVSTAERWEKIAAAVPGRNKKDCMKRYKELVEMVKAKKAAQEQVGGKSKK, from the exons ATGCTATTAGAAGCATTAGAAGGGGATGTTACAGTCGTCTGTAATGCCATTACCG cCTCTGTACGGATTGAGGTGGAACCAGTTGGCCGTTGGTTTGAGGCCTTTGTCAAGAGGAGGAACAGAAATGTGTCAGCCTCCttccaggagctggaggaagaggaggagctgtCTGAGGAGTCAGAGGATGAAGAGCTACAGCTGGAGGAGTATCCTTTGCTCCGAACGCTGGACCCCAAAGACTGGAAG AATCAAGATCACTATGCTGTCCTCGCTCTGGCACATATGAGATACAAGGCGACCCAGAAACAAATCAAAGCTGCCC ACAAAGCCATGGTCTTGAAGCACCACCCAGACAAAAGGAAAGCTGCTGGAGAACAGATCGTAGAGGGAGACAATGACTACTTCACCTGTATAACTAAAG CAATAGAGATGTTGTCCGACCCGGTGAAGAGAAGAGCGTATGACAGTGTGGATCCTACTTTTGACAACACCGTGCCCTCGAAGGGCGAAGCGAAAGAGAACTACTTTGAGGCGTTTGGTCccgtgtttgagagaaacgccAGATGGTCTTCCAAAAAGCACGTGCCCAAACTCGGGACCATGGATTCCACATTTGAAGAAGTAGATCATTTTTACTCTTTTTG GTACAACTTCGACTCATGGAGAGAATTTTCGTATTTGGAtgaagaggaaaaggagaaagCTGAATG tcGAGACGAGCGGCGATGGATTGAAAAGCAGAACCGGGCTTCCAGAGcgcagaggaagaaggaggagatgaaCAGATTGAGAACACTAGTTG ACACCGCCTACAACTGTGACCCCAGAATAAAAAAGTtcaaagaggaggaaaaggccaGGAAGGAGTCTGAGAAGAAGGCCAAGGCAGACGCCAAGAGAAAAGAGCAGGAGGAAAGGGATCGA GCTCGCCAGGCAGAACTGGAGGCCGCCCGGCTAgccaaggagaaggaggaagaggaggccaagCAGGCCGCCTTGCAGGTCAAGAAGGAGAAGGACATCCAGAAGAAGGCCATAAAAAAAGAGAGGCAGAAACTCAGGACTACCTGCAAG AACTGGAATTACTTTGCCGAAAACGAGTCCGACAGTGTGAAAATGATGGGGGATGTGGAGAAGCTGTGTGACGGCCTGGAGCTAATGAG TTTGCAGTCCCTCAACGAGACCTTGGCCGCAGGTTCGAAGGAGGAGGGCAAGGCAGCTGTAGAGAAGGAG GTCCAGGGGGTGAACGCCCAGctgcagaaggagaaggaggcggaGGTCCAGGCCCGCCAGGCTGCACGCACGGCCGAGCAGGccagcgggggaggaggaggcgggggcaaGGGCTGGAACGAGGAGGAGCTGCAGCTGCTTATCAAAGCGGTCAACCTGTTCCCAGCAGGAACCAACGCCAG ATGGGAAGTCATCGCCAATTACATGAACCTGCACTCCACCAGCGGCAACAAAAGGACAGCCAAAGATGTCATCAACAAAGCCAAGAATTTACAGAAGCTGG ACCCCGTCCAGAAAGATGAGATTAACAAGAAAGCCTTTGAGAAGTTCAAGAAGGAGCATGCAGCAGTTCCTCTGACAGTTGACAACGCAGTGCCATCTGAAAGATTTGACG GTAGTGCCGCGTCCTGGACCGGTGAGGAGCAGAAGCTGCTGGAGCAGGCCCTGAAGACCTTCCCCGTCAGCACCGCTGAGAGGTGGGAGAAGATCGCTGCCGCTGTCCCTGGACGCAACAAGAAGGACTGTATGAAGAGATACAAG GAACTGGTGGAAATGGTCAAGGCTAAAAAGGCTGCTCAAGAACAAGTGGGTGGAAAAAGCAAAAAATGA
- the psmc2 gene encoding 26S proteasome regulatory subunit 7 → MPDYLGGDQRKVKEEEKEDKPIRALDEGDIALLKTYGQSTYSRQIKQVEDDIQQLLKKINELTGIKESDTGLAPPALWDLAADKQTLQSEQPLQVARCTKIINADSEDPKYIINVKQFAKFVVDLSDQVAPTDIEEGMRVGVDRNKYQIHIPLPPKIDPTVTMMQVEEKPDVTYSDVGGCKEQIEKLREVVETPLLHPERFVNLGIEPPKGVLLFGPPGTGKTLCARAVANRTDACFIRVIGSELVQKYVGEGARMVRELFEMARTKKACLIFFDEIDAIGGARFDDGAGGDNEVQRTMLELINQLDGFDPRGNIKVLMATNRPDTLDPALMRPGRLDRKIEFSLPDLEGRTHIFKIHARSMSVERDIRFELLARLCPNSTGAEIRSVCTEAGMFAIRARRKIATEKDFLEAVNKVIKSYAKFSATPRYMTYN, encoded by the exons ATGCCAGACTATTtaggaggagaccagaggaaagTTAAAGAAGAGGAAAAGGAAGATAAACCTATCAGAG CATTGGACGAGGGGGACATTGCCCTTTTGAAAACCTAT GGCCAGAGCACTTATTCCCGACAAATAAAACAGGTTGAGGATGATATCCAGCAACTGCTCAAGAAGATTAATGAGCTGACCG GCATCAAGGAGTCTGACACCGGGCTGGCCCCCCCTGCACTATGGGATCTGGCTGCAGACAAACAGACCCTCCAGAGCGAGCAGCCTCTACAGGTGGCTAG ATGCACAAAAATCATCAATGCCGACTCTGAAGACCCCAAGTACATCATCAACGTGAAACAGTTTGCTAAGTTTGTGGTGGACCTGAGCGACCAGGTGGCCCCTACTGATATTGAGGAGGGCATGAGGGTCGG TGTTGACAGAAACAAGTACCAGATCCACATTCCTCTGCCCCCTAAGATTGACCCAACTGTAACAATGATGCAG gtgGAGGAGAAGCCCGATGTGACTTACAGCGATGTGGGTGGCTGTAAGGAGCAGATTGAGAAGttgagagaggtggtggagacCCCTCTACTTCAT CCTGAGAGGTTTGTGAACCTGGGTATTGAGCCCCCCAAGGGGGTCCTGCTGTTTGGGCCCCCCGGCACCGGTAAGACCCTGTGTGCCCGAGCGGTGGCCAACCGCACCGACGCCTGCTTCATCAGGGTCATCGGCTCTGAGCTGGTCCAGAAGTACGTGGGAGAG GGTGCAAGAATGGTCCGTGAGCTTTTTGAGATGGCCAGAACCAAGAAGGCCTGTCTCATCTTCTTTGATGAAATTGATGCCATTGGAG GCGCCCGCTTTGATGACGGCGCCGGGGGAGACAACGAGGTCCAGAGGACCATGCTGGAGCTCATCAACCAGCTGGACGGCTTTGACCCCAGGGGGAACATCAAGGTCCTCATGGCCACCAACAGGCCTGACACCCTGGATCCCGCTCTCATGAGACCTGGGCGTCTGGACAGGAAGATAGAGTTCAGTCTGCCTGACCTGGAG GGTCGTACCCACATCTTCAAGATCCATGCCCGCTCTAtgagtgtggagagagacatCCGCTTTGAGCTGCTGGCTCGTCTGTGTCCCAACAGCACCG GTGCTGAGATCCGTAGTGTGTGCACAGAGGCAGGGATGTTTGCCATCAGAGCCCGCAGGAAGATCGCCACTGAGAAGGACTTCCTGGAGGCAGTCAACAAGGTCATCAAGTCCTACGCCAAGTTCAGCGCTACCCCTCGCTACATGACCTACAACTGA